Proteins encoded together in one Telopea speciosissima isolate NSW1024214 ecotype Mountain lineage chromosome 6, Tspe_v1, whole genome shotgun sequence window:
- the LOC122665625 gene encoding aspartic proteinase CDR1-like produces the protein MAFMETLLSLISLLSSALLLHAVVEGPKPITLSLIHPFSPHSPFYPGNITDMEKINILIQGTYARMHHLFSTMRERNWNDSSEVDNIVATVQYTGFYFVAQVGIGSFPSFFGQKGMPYLLMIDTGSQITWVQCEDCDPCFPLQQLNFPYRRSQSYKSIPCGDPTCPTPNQDCFKSFCGFRIRYGEDPSASTAGAIVRETLTFPSDFGGTESYNDLFLGCGFKSYHYEFRQSNKIGGILGLGFRGTRTLSFLNQVGKKRFSYCLSNSEHTNSQLYIGGAMMVGPQVLSTPLLRGSIEGLYYVDLQDISIQNIRLRLQGSFSGGSAIDSGCPMTFLLPNIYARVRIGFVQYFAQFHIQPYDSGSRPRDLPWLDLCFPNPSGFDRYPTMTFHFRGADLVVQPTGIFLAGRNYICVVLKSSPVTMIGAFQQTQHKFSYDFELGDGSRGEIGALRFAPQDCGSPA, from the coding sequence ATGGCTTTCATGGAGACTTTGTTATCTCTAATTTCTTTACTCTCAAGTGCTTTGCTACTACATGCAGTTGTTGAAGGTCCCAAGCCCATCACTCTAAGTCTTATTCACCCATTCTCGCCCCATTCACCTTTCTACCCAGGAAACATAACAGATATGGAGAAGATTAATATACTTATTCAGGGCACATACGCTCGTATGCATCATCTATTCTCGACGATGAGAGAACGAAACTGGAATGATAGCAGTGAGGTTGATAACATAGTGGCAACAGTGCAATACACTGGTTTTTACTTTGTAGCCCAGGTGGGAATAGGttcatttccatctttttttgGCCAAAAAGGGATGCcttatttgttgatgattgaCACTGGAAGTCAAATAACATGGGTTCAATGTGAAGATTGCGATCCTTGCTTTCCCCTACAACAACTTAATTTCCCATACAGAAGATCTCAGAGTTACAAGTCTATTCCTTGTGGTGACCCAACCTGTCCAACTCCAAACCAGGATTGCTTTAAATCATTTTGTGGATTCAGAATAAGATATGGGGAGGACCCTTCGGCCTCAACAGCAGGAGCCATTGTAAGAGAGACCTTAACCTTCCCTTCTGATTTTGGAGGTACAGAATCTTACAACGATTTATTCTTGGGTTGTGGCTTTAAAAGCTACCACTATGAATTTCGACAATCGAATAAAATTGGTGGGATTTTGGGCTTAGGGTTTAGAGGCACTAGAACTCTTTCCTTCCTAAACCAAGTAGGCAAAAAACGCTTTTCTTATTGCCTATCAAACTCTGAACACACCAATTCTCAGTTATATATTGGAGGTGCAATGATGGTAGGACCACAAGTGCTATCAACACCATTGCTTAGAGGATCAATTGAAGGACTATATTATGTGGACTTGCAGGATATTAGTATCCAAAACATTCGTCTTAGACTACAAGGATCGTTCTCTGGGGGTTCTGCCATAGATTCAGGATGTCCGATGacttttcttcttcctaataTTTATGCTCGTGTGAGAATTGGCTTTGTTCAGTACTTCGCACAGTTTCATATTCAACCATACGATAGTGGAAGTAGACCAAGAGATTTGCCATGGTTAGATCTTTGTTTCCCTAATCCGTCTGGTTTTGATAGGTATCCAACTATGACATTCCATTTCAGAGGAGCTGACCTTGTTGTGCAACCCACCGGTATATTTTTGGCAGGGAGAAATTATATTTGTGTTGTACTTAAATCAAGCCCCGTTACAATGATTGGAGCTTTTCAGCAAACGCAGCATAAGTTCTCCTATGATTTTGAGTTGGGAGATGGAAGTCGAGGAGAAATTGGTGCTCTTCGCTTTGCTCCTCAGGATTGTGGATCCCCTGCTTAA